A window of the Synechococcus sp. JA-3-3Ab genome harbors these coding sequences:
- a CDS encoding RNA recognition motif domain-containing protein: MPVRLYVGNLPEEVDRQALEKLFSSAGEVISTKVIRDRRTGKCRGFGFVTVSTEEQAQQYIEKFNGHSFGDVNLRIEIAQRREKREDAEARAAASSSPAKESAKDAGKDSRAPGDPEPRGSSKGSKESGEKSAPSKKQRQRGNKGSGGNVVAETEGAFEPDPRWASQLQRIKEQLLQATNS, encoded by the coding sequence ATGCCCGTTCGTCTGTATGTCGGAAATCTGCCGGAAGAGGTGGATCGTCAGGCATTGGAGAAGCTCTTTAGCTCTGCAGGTGAGGTCATTTCCACCAAGGTGATTCGGGATCGGCGGACAGGCAAATGTCGCGGCTTCGGGTTTGTAACCGTGAGCACCGAAGAGCAGGCGCAGCAGTACATCGAAAAGTTCAACGGCCACAGCTTTGGCGATGTCAACCTGCGCATCGAGATTGCCCAGCGGCGGGAGAAACGGGAAGACGCCGAAGCCAGGGCAGCAGCCTCCAGCTCCCCAGCTAAGGAGTCTGCCAAAGATGCTGGCAAGGATTCTAGGGCGCCCGGGGATCCTGAGCCCCGAGGTTCTTCCAAAGGCTCCAAAGAGTCTGGGGAAAAGTCCGCTCCCAGCAAAAAGCAACGCCAGCGGGGCAACAAAGGGAGTGGAGGCAATGTCGTTGCCGAGACTGAAGGGGCCTTTGAGCCGGATCCCCGTTGGGCCAGTCAGTTGCAGCGGATTAAGGAGCAGCTTCTCCAAGCGACCAACTCCTGA
- a CDS encoding DsbA family protein — MAKAGFLGALLVWLGMSSVVQVALAAPADLEEQVLQIIRKHPQVILEAVQEYQQRQYQEQQQQQQKLAEEFGRQLRENPRAVIGDSPQLGSDALRLVLVEFSDFQCPFCARAHDTLKQFMAEHGNEVTLVYKHLPLTSIHPEAMAAARAAWAAHRQGKFWEFHDELFANQSQLGDEFYVATAEKLGLNVEKFNRDRRSRAAERAIQRDMDLASQLGIGGTPHFILNGLSFSGAQPLEVFEQTLQQAKQAL; from the coding sequence TTGGCCAAAGCTGGGTTCCTCGGCGCGCTGCTGGTTTGGCTGGGGATGAGCAGCGTTGTCCAAGTTGCCCTCGCAGCTCCAGCCGATTTGGAGGAGCAGGTGCTGCAGATCATTCGCAAGCACCCCCAGGTGATCCTGGAGGCGGTGCAGGAGTACCAGCAGCGGCAGTACCAAGAGCAGCAGCAACAACAGCAGAAGTTGGCGGAAGAATTTGGCCGGCAGTTGCGGGAGAACCCGCGTGCCGTCATCGGAGACTCTCCTCAACTGGGATCCGACGCTTTGCGGTTGGTGTTGGTGGAGTTTTCCGATTTTCAATGTCCCTTCTGCGCCCGCGCCCACGACACCCTCAAACAGTTCATGGCCGAGCACGGGAATGAGGTGACCTTGGTGTACAAGCACCTGCCCTTGACCAGCATCCACCCGGAGGCGATGGCGGCGGCTCGCGCGGCCTGGGCTGCCCACCGTCAGGGCAAGTTCTGGGAGTTCCACGACGAGCTGTTTGCCAACCAATCCCAGCTTGGGGATGAATTTTATGTAGCTACCGCCGAGAAGTTGGGCCTAAATGTGGAGAAATTCAATCGGGATCGGCGCAGCCGGGCGGCGGAGCGCGCCATTCAGCGAGATATGGATCTGGCCTCTCAACTGGGCATCGGCGGCACCCCTCATTTCATCTTGAACGGCCTTTCTTTTTCGGGGGCGCAGCCTTTGGAGGTGTTTGAGCAGACGCTGCAACAGGCCAAGCAAGCCCTCTAG
- a CDS encoding HNH endonuclease: MSSPYRCPECGDSFLFRPDPCPTCASRKRQKQKAARAREKRGSYDLTGQVAAAEFWQLLRWYPCCPCCGKPWPEVGSAPVQDHIIPLSRGGPNTAANLQPLCPACNGWKADFLICFDRAVPGRVRPLPQHLWPSFRRWLGLGGVEEKQARERQLDWLDPGLDLGGGDRPQLVQQLAYPLASPAQLQAETLRLTLAAISLEEGSLAIPTSGAKGSEAQAARWSYSQQPRNGS, from the coding sequence ATGTCGAGTCCCTATCGTTGCCCAGAGTGCGGAGATAGTTTCCTGTTTCGGCCGGATCCCTGCCCCACCTGTGCCAGCCGAAAACGCCAGAAACAGAAGGCTGCCCGCGCCAGGGAAAAACGGGGCAGCTACGACCTGACGGGCCAGGTGGCCGCCGCCGAGTTCTGGCAACTGTTGCGTTGGTACCCCTGCTGCCCTTGCTGTGGCAAGCCCTGGCCGGAGGTGGGATCCGCCCCTGTCCAGGATCACATCATCCCCCTTAGCCGTGGGGGGCCCAACACGGCTGCCAACCTGCAGCCTCTTTGTCCAGCCTGCAACGGCTGGAAGGCGGATTTTCTCATTTGTTTTGACAGAGCCGTGCCGGGGCGGGTGCGACCCTTGCCTCAGCACCTTTGGCCCAGCTTTCGGCGTTGGCTCGGCCTCGGCGGCGTCGAGGAAAAGCAAGCCCGCGAGCGGCAGTTGGATTGGTTGGATCCCGGCCTAGATCTTGGCGGCGGGGATCGCCCCCAACTGGTGCAACAGTTGGCCTATCCCTTGGCCAGCCCAGCCCAATTGCAGGCGGAAACCTTGCGCCTCACGCTGGCGGCGATCTCACTGGAAGAAGGATCCCTGGCGATTCCAACCAGTGGTGCAAAGGGCAGCGAGGCCCAAGCAGCCCGATGGAGCTATTCCCAACAGCCGCGAAACGGTTCCTAA